One Mycolicibacterium pulveris genomic region harbors:
- the dinB gene encoding DNA polymerase IV produces the protein MFVSKSAAAILHADLDSFYASVEQRDDPALRGRPVIVGGGVVLAASYEAKAYGVRTAMGGRQARQLCPHAVVVPPRMSAYTEASRAVFEVFDDTTPVVEPLSVDEAFLDVSGLARVSGTPVEIAARLRAQVRSRVGLPITVGIARTKFLAKVASQEAKPDGLLLVPPDRELAFLHPLPVRRLWGVGAKTAEKLHNYGIETVADVAELSESTLGSLVGGAMGSRLFALSRNIDRRRVVTGVRRRSVGAQRALGRAGNAMSAVEVDAVVVNLVDRITRRMRKAGRTGRTVVLRLRFDDFSRATRSHTMPRATASTDAILATVRSLVAAAAPLIAERGLTLIGFAVSGIDRDGAQQLELPFEVGPHVSWGHADPLALDAAVDQVRQRYGNAALTRGVLLGRDPGLEMPQLPD, from the coding sequence ATGTTCGTGTCAAAGTCGGCTGCGGCGATCCTGCACGCGGACCTCGATTCGTTCTACGCGTCCGTCGAGCAGCGTGACGACCCCGCGCTGCGCGGCAGACCGGTGATCGTCGGCGGCGGGGTCGTGCTGGCAGCGAGTTACGAGGCCAAGGCCTACGGCGTGCGCACCGCGATGGGCGGCCGTCAGGCACGGCAGCTGTGTCCCCACGCCGTGGTCGTGCCCCCGCGCATGTCGGCGTACACCGAGGCCAGCCGGGCGGTGTTCGAGGTCTTCGACGACACCACGCCGGTGGTCGAACCGCTCAGCGTGGACGAGGCCTTCCTCGACGTCTCCGGGCTGGCGCGGGTCTCGGGTACCCCGGTGGAGATCGCGGCACGGCTGCGGGCACAGGTCCGCAGCCGGGTCGGGCTGCCCATCACGGTCGGCATCGCCCGCACCAAGTTCCTGGCGAAGGTGGCCAGCCAGGAGGCCAAGCCCGACGGGTTGCTGCTCGTTCCGCCCGACCGGGAACTGGCGTTCCTGCACCCGCTGCCGGTGCGCCGGCTGTGGGGCGTGGGCGCCAAGACCGCCGAGAAGCTCCACAACTACGGCATCGAGACGGTGGCCGACGTCGCCGAGCTCAGCGAGTCGACGCTGGGCTCGCTGGTCGGCGGGGCGATGGGCAGCAGGCTGTTCGCGTTGTCCCGCAACATCGACCGGCGCCGGGTGGTGACCGGCGTGCGCCGCCGCTCGGTTGGTGCCCAACGCGCGCTCGGCCGGGCCGGCAACGCGATGTCGGCGGTCGAGGTCGACGCCGTCGTCGTCAACCTCGTCGACCGGATCACCCGCCGAATGCGCAAGGCCGGTCGCACCGGACGAACGGTGGTGTTACGGCTGCGGTTTGACGATTTCAGCCGGGCCACCCGATCCCACACGATGCCGCGCGCGACGGCGTCGACGGACGCGATCCTGGCCACCGTGCGGTCGCTGGTGGCGGCCGCCGCTCCGCTGATCGCCGAGCGGGGTCTCACGTTGATCGGCTTCGCGGTGTCAGGCATCGACCGCGATGGCGCACAACAGCTGGAGTTGCCGTTCGAAGTGGGCCCACACGTGAGTTGGGGACACGCGGACCCGCTCGCGCTCGACGCCGCCGTCGACCAGGTGCGGCAGCGCTACGGAAACGCCGCACTCACTCGCGGGGTGCTGCTCGGTCGCGACCCGGGCCTGGAGATGCCGCAGCTGCCGGACTAG
- a CDS encoding TetR/AcrR family transcriptional regulator — MTTGSQPRAVRARRNSRPSGDEREQAILETAERLLEQRGLADISVDDLAKGAGISRPTFYFYFPSKDAVVLALVRQVIDEADRNADQAMGGRDAAVDPAGVWKAINALFETFGSHRAVTLAGAAARPSNPEIREVWSHFMQKWIDHTAESIDAERARGAAPETIPSADLAVALNLMNERTMLAAFAEQQPAVSSENLVDTLAHIWVTSIYGKSPH, encoded by the coding sequence GTGACCACCGGCAGCCAGCCCCGCGCCGTCCGAGCCCGCCGCAACAGCAGGCCGTCGGGCGACGAACGTGAGCAGGCGATTCTGGAAACCGCCGAGCGCCTGCTCGAGCAGCGTGGCTTGGCGGACATCTCGGTCGACGACCTCGCCAAAGGTGCCGGTATCTCGCGGCCGACCTTCTACTTCTACTTCCCGTCCAAGGACGCGGTCGTGCTGGCGCTCGTCCGGCAGGTGATCGACGAGGCGGACCGCAACGCCGACCAAGCCATGGGCGGCAGGGACGCCGCCGTCGACCCGGCCGGGGTGTGGAAGGCGATCAACGCGCTGTTCGAGACGTTCGGCTCGCATCGGGCCGTGACCCTCGCAGGCGCCGCAGCCCGGCCGTCGAACCCCGAGATCCGGGAGGTGTGGTCGCACTTCATGCAGAAGTGGATCGACCACACCGCCGAGTCCATCGACGCCGAACGCGCCCGCGGCGCGGCTCCCGAGACCATCCCCTCGGCCGACCTGGCCGTCGCGCTCAACCTGATGAACGAGCGGACGATGCTGGCGGCGTTCGCCGAGCAGCAACCAGCGGTCAGCTCCGAGAACCTCGTCGACACACTGGCCCACATCTGGGTCACCAGCATCTACGGCAAATCCCCGCACTGA
- a CDS encoding flavin-containing monooxygenase, translated as MTEFVDVVIVGAGISGISAAWHLQDRCPDKSYVMLERRENLGGTWDLFKYPGIRSDSDMFTLGFRFKPWTSEKAIADGPSIMAYLKETVTEYGIDKHIRFNHNVLSADWSDDENKWTLRVARDRQEVEIKCSFLFACSGYYNYDEGYLPKFEGYDDFEGALVHPQHWPEDLDYQGKKIVVIGSGATAVTLIPALADSGAGHVTMLQRSPTYIGTLPDVDPFTVRMNKTLPAKAAYVVNRWKSILFQWVQYRLSRRFPNFMRKTLMTMAQRRLPEGYDVEKHFGPRYNPWDERLCLAPNGDLFKTIRDGKADVVTDTIERFTKTGIKLTSGQELEADIIVTATGLNLQLFGGATISRNGEPIELNNTMAYKGMMLTHMPNLAFTIGYTNASWTLKADLVSEFVCRLLNYMDAKGYDTVEPQHPGNSVDERPLMDFTPGYVLRALDYLPKAGHVTPWRLKQNYFLDLRLIRHGKVDDAALKFSRHRAPVTV; from the coding sequence ATGACCGAATTTGTCGACGTCGTAATCGTGGGTGCGGGCATCTCCGGCATCAGCGCCGCCTGGCATCTGCAGGACCGCTGCCCGGACAAGAGCTACGTGATGCTGGAGCGTCGCGAGAACCTGGGTGGCACCTGGGACCTGTTCAAGTACCCGGGCATCCGCTCGGACTCCGACATGTTCACTCTGGGTTTCCGGTTCAAGCCGTGGACCTCGGAGAAGGCCATCGCCGACGGCCCGTCGATCATGGCCTACCTGAAGGAGACCGTCACCGAGTACGGCATCGACAAGCACATCCGTTTCAACCACAACGTGTTGTCGGCGGACTGGTCCGACGACGAGAACAAGTGGACCTTGCGCGTCGCGCGCGACCGGCAGGAAGTCGAGATCAAGTGCTCCTTCCTGTTCGCCTGCAGCGGCTACTACAACTACGACGAGGGCTATCTGCCGAAGTTCGAAGGCTATGACGACTTCGAAGGCGCTTTGGTCCATCCGCAGCACTGGCCCGAGGACCTCGACTACCAGGGCAAGAAGATCGTCGTCATCGGCAGTGGCGCCACCGCCGTGACACTCATTCCCGCACTGGCCGATTCGGGCGCGGGCCATGTGACGATGCTGCAGCGTTCGCCGACCTACATCGGCACCCTGCCGGACGTGGACCCGTTCACCGTGCGGATGAACAAGACCCTGCCCGCCAAGGCCGCCTACGTCGTGAACCGGTGGAAGAGCATCCTCTTCCAGTGGGTGCAGTACCGTCTCAGCAGGCGGTTCCCGAACTTCATGCGCAAAACGCTGATGACGATGGCGCAGCGCAGGCTGCCCGAAGGCTACGACGTCGAGAAGCACTTTGGCCCGCGGTACAACCCGTGGGATGAGCGGCTGTGCTTGGCACCCAACGGGGATCTGTTCAAGACGATCCGCGACGGCAAGGCCGACGTCGTCACCGACACCATCGAGCGGTTCACCAAGACCGGGATCAAGTTGACCTCGGGCCAGGAACTCGAGGCCGATATCATCGTCACCGCAACGGGTTTGAACCTGCAGCTGTTCGGCGGTGCGACGATCTCACGGAACGGCGAGCCGATCGAGCTCAACAACACCATGGCCTACAAGGGCATGATGTTGACCCACATGCCGAACCTGGCGTTCACCATCGGCTACACCAACGCTTCGTGGACGCTGAAGGCAGATCTGGTGTCCGAATTCGTCTGTCGCCTGCTCAATTACATGGATGCCAAGGGATATGACACGGTCGAACCGCAGCATCCCGGTAACAGCGTCGACGAACGCCCGCTGATGGACTTCACCCCCGGCTATGTGCTGCGTGCCCTGGACTATCTGCCCAAGGCCGGCCACGTCACGCCGTGGCGGCTCAAGCAGAACTACTTCCTGGACCTGCGCCTCATCCGCCACGGCAAGGTCGACGACGCCGCGCTGAAGTTCAGCAGGCACCGTGCGCCGGTGACGGTCTAG
- the rraA gene encoding ribonuclease E activity regulator RraA produces MSIEPRPTADLVDEIGPDVRSCDLQLRQFGGRAQFAGTITTVKCFQDNALLKSVLSEPGHGGVLVIDGDGSLRTALVGDLIAGLGVQNGWAGLIINGAVRDAATLRTLDIGVKALGTNPRKSTKTGAGQRDIPVGFGGVVFTPGDIAYSDDDGIVVINF; encoded by the coding sequence GTGAGCATCGAACCCCGCCCGACCGCAGACCTGGTCGACGAGATCGGACCCGACGTCCGCAGCTGTGATTTGCAGCTGCGCCAGTTCGGGGGTCGCGCGCAGTTCGCCGGGACGATCACGACGGTGAAGTGCTTTCAGGACAATGCGCTGCTCAAATCGGTGCTGTCCGAACCCGGTCACGGCGGGGTGCTGGTGATCGACGGCGACGGCTCGCTGCGCACCGCGTTGGTCGGCGACCTCATCGCCGGCCTGGGTGTGCAGAACGGCTGGGCCGGGCTGATCATCAACGGTGCCGTGCGGGACGCCGCGACGCTGCGCACGCTCGACATCGGCGTCAAGGCGCTCGGCACCAACCCACGCAAGAGCACCAAAACCGGTGCCGGGCAACGGGATATCCCCGTCGGGTTCGGGGGCGTGGTGTTCACGCCGGGCGACATCGCCTACAGCGACGACGACGGCATCGTCGTGATCAACTTTTGA
- a CDS encoding copper resistance D family protein, with protein sequence MTRCRAVAGGALVVAAAAALAWALAYPQASLTETLVRAVSDCAAVVALGLAAVPMLDGDRYRAELVSRAAPPLAASAGVWLLSELTRLVVAAAQTAGIRVLRLDMGTVADFVVATTAGRAGLVALAAAAVVCVAALAAPRAISTVVMLTGVAAIGVVARPLTGHFSDSALGGFAVAVHMLAAALWCGVLAALLLTVEHRGQWARLLPRFSTLSLWCVVALLAGGVLGAAVRLDSAADLYATGYGRVLSAKIAMTAALVVLGWRNRTMWLPAARAHRATAVVSRSRSVVELSMMAVALALAAGLAVTG encoded by the coding sequence GTGACGCGGTGCAGGGCGGTGGCCGGCGGGGCGCTGGTCGTGGCGGCCGCGGCGGCGCTGGCGTGGGCCCTGGCCTACCCGCAGGCCTCGCTGACCGAAACGCTGGTGCGCGCGGTGTCCGACTGTGCGGCGGTCGTCGCGCTGGGGCTGGCGGCGGTGCCGATGCTCGATGGGGATCGGTACCGCGCTGAGCTGGTATCCCGGGCCGCACCGCCGCTGGCCGCCAGTGCCGGGGTCTGGCTGCTGTCCGAGCTGACCAGGTTGGTGGTGGCCGCCGCGCAGACCGCGGGCATCCGGGTGTTGCGGCTCGACATGGGCACGGTGGCCGATTTCGTGGTCGCGACGACGGCGGGGCGGGCCGGGCTGGTGGCGCTGGCCGCGGCGGCGGTGGTGTGCGTCGCGGCGCTCGCCGCGCCCCGTGCGATCTCGACGGTCGTGATGCTGACCGGGGTGGCCGCCATCGGCGTGGTGGCGCGGCCGCTGACGGGACACTTCTCCGACAGCGCGCTGGGTGGGTTCGCGGTGGCGGTACACATGTTGGCGGCGGCGCTGTGGTGTGGCGTGCTGGCCGCGCTGCTGCTCACGGTCGAGCATCGCGGCCAGTGGGCCCGGCTGCTGCCGCGCTTCTCGACGTTGTCGCTGTGGTGTGTGGTGGCGCTGCTGGCCGGAGGGGTGCTCGGAGCCGCGGTGCGACTGGATTCGGCCGCGGACCTGTACGCCACCGGATACGGGCGGGTGTTGTCGGCGAAGATCGCGATGACGGCCGCGTTGGTGGTGCTGGGCTGGCGCAACAGGACGATGTGGCTGCCCGCCGCGCGCGCCCACCGGGCCACCGCGGTGGTGTCGCGGTCACGGTCGGTGGTCGAATTGTCGATGATGGCCGTCGCGCTGGCCCTGGCCGCCGGACTGGCCGTCACCGGTTAG
- a CDS encoding copper resistance CopC family protein — protein sequence MKHVLAAALLLFGLTTGALVGAQDASAHATRIATDPAENAELTEAPTTVSATFNEAMQPQFAAMTVVGPDGNLWSTGEPTVEGAVLSVGVRPLGPAGTYTVNYRATSADGHVVSGSWSFELTVAGTGTPGPSATTADEPAGNGFPMWPLYVGVVLIVGAGVLWAVRRRT from the coding sequence ATGAAACACGTTCTCGCGGCGGCTCTTTTGCTGTTCGGGCTGACGACGGGCGCGCTGGTGGGCGCCCAGGACGCGTCCGCGCACGCCACCCGCATCGCCACCGACCCCGCCGAGAACGCCGAGCTGACGGAAGCGCCGACCACGGTCAGCGCGACGTTCAACGAAGCGATGCAGCCGCAGTTCGCGGCGATGACGGTGGTGGGACCCGACGGCAACCTGTGGTCGACCGGGGAGCCCACGGTCGAGGGCGCGGTCCTCAGCGTCGGGGTGCGCCCGCTGGGTCCGGCAGGCACCTACACCGTGAACTACCGGGCGACCTCGGCTGACGGGCACGTCGTCTCCGGTTCGTGGAGCTTCGAGCTGACGGTGGCGGGCACCGGGACGCCCGGGCCGTCGGCGACCACGGCGGACGAACCGGCCGGCAACGGCTTCCCGATGTGGCCGCTTTACGTCGGCGTCGTCCTCATCGTGGGCGCAGGCGTGCTGTGGGCGGTGCGGCGCCGCACGTGA
- a CDS encoding YcnI family copper-binding membrane protein — MSSIARASSRALITAAAAASTVLVGGLATAGAASAHVHAEADHPTPGSTATVTFRVPGESDTGALTTELSVELPEVTSVRTEMMPGWTARLDRDVAAGTVRSVTWTAAPGTGISPEQFALFRISVKLPDAESVSFPTTQTYSDGTVVRWDQPPLSDGGEPEYPVPALEFAQPAPAQPTAADTTARWLAGGALAVAAAAVTVALTRRRS; from the coding sequence ATGAGTTCCATTGCAAGGGCGTCCTCGCGCGCCCTCATCACCGCGGCCGCGGCGGCCTCGACCGTGCTGGTCGGTGGGTTGGCGACCGCCGGCGCGGCGTCGGCGCACGTGCATGCCGAGGCCGACCATCCCACCCCCGGCAGCACCGCAACCGTGACGTTCCGGGTGCCCGGTGAGTCCGACACCGGGGCGCTGACAACCGAATTGAGCGTCGAGTTGCCCGAGGTGACGTCGGTGCGCACCGAGATGATGCCGGGTTGGACGGCTCGCCTGGATCGCGACGTCGCCGCGGGCACCGTCCGATCCGTCACCTGGACGGCGGCGCCCGGCACTGGCATCTCGCCCGAACAGTTCGCGCTGTTTCGGATCTCGGTCAAGTTGCCTGACGCCGAATCGGTGAGCTTCCCAACCACCCAGACCTACTCGGACGGCACTGTGGTGCGCTGGGACCAGCCACCGCTGTCCGACGGCGGCGAACCCGAATACCCGGTCCCTGCGCTGGAATTCGCCCAGCCCGCGCCCGCCCAGCCGACGGCGGCCGACACCACGGCCCGCTGGCTGGCCGGCGGCGCGCTGGCGGTGGCGGCAGCGGCGGTGACGGTCGCACTGACAAGGAGGCGGTCATGA
- a CDS encoding DUF6474 family protein, with translation MSPFKRRKTRATRRAEARAIKAKAKLEAKLAAKNERRRFKAERKAEAKALKAQLNAQRESDRAALKVAETQLKAAREGKIFAPGRIRRMLTVTRLLAPVVVPVAYRAATSVRGVLDERRAERLGVPLTQLGQFSGHGAELSARIAGAENSLRVVAEKKPKDAETKQFVAAMTERLSDLSAAVTAAEHMPTPQRRSSHAAIARQLDGIDADLMARLGVS, from the coding sequence ATGAGCCCGTTCAAGCGACGCAAGACTCGCGCCACCCGTCGAGCCGAGGCGCGCGCCATCAAGGCCAAGGCCAAGCTCGAGGCAAAGCTGGCGGCGAAGAACGAGAGGCGTCGCTTCAAGGCCGAGCGTAAGGCCGAGGCCAAAGCGCTCAAGGCCCAGCTCAACGCGCAACGCGAAAGCGACAGGGCGGCGCTGAAGGTGGCCGAGACCCAGCTGAAGGCCGCCCGCGAAGGCAAGATCTTCGCCCCCGGCCGGATCCGCAGGATGCTCACCGTGACCCGACTGCTCGCCCCGGTCGTGGTGCCGGTCGCGTACCGCGCGGCCACCTCGGTACGGGGCGTGCTCGACGAACGGCGCGCCGAACGGCTAGGTGTTCCGCTCACCCAGCTCGGCCAGTTCTCCGGACACGGCGCCGAACTTTCGGCCCGCATCGCGGGCGCGGAGAACTCGTTGCGTGTGGTCGCCGAGAAGAAGCCGAAGGACGCCGAGACCAAACAGTTCGTCGCGGCCATGACGGAGCGGCTCAGCGACCTGTCGGCCGCCGTCACCGCCGCCGAGCACATGCCGACGCCGCAGCGGCGCTCCTCACACGCCGCGATCGCCCGCCAGCTCGATGGCATCGACGCCGATCTGATGGCACGGCTCGGCGTGAGCTGA
- a CDS encoding ImmA/IrrE family metallo-endopeptidase, protein MPASRRVTRAVGAVLDLAPRHGEVSLTRLVEAVSEDRGRPIELKMAELPPGVCGQWRQYTDRDVFVIQKGLPAWDRTLAHELGHLVLGHEGTPVVEAARENAEVASLDLIGYMLNQRTGCMGPGGEDAEQEAEDFAALLLYRLGRLPSDRSSIVQVRLGEAFG, encoded by the coding sequence ATGCCTGCCAGCCGCCGTGTCACCCGTGCCGTGGGTGCGGTGCTAGACCTCGCGCCGCGGCATGGAGAGGTGTCACTGACCCGACTCGTCGAAGCGGTCAGCGAGGACCGTGGCCGACCGATCGAGCTCAAGATGGCCGAACTGCCGCCCGGTGTGTGCGGGCAGTGGCGGCAGTACACCGACCGCGACGTGTTCGTGATCCAGAAGGGGCTGCCCGCCTGGGACCGGACCCTGGCCCACGAACTCGGTCACCTGGTGCTCGGTCACGAGGGCACGCCGGTGGTGGAAGCGGCGCGCGAGAACGCCGAGGTGGCCAGCCTTGATCTGATCGGATACATGCTCAACCAGCGGACCGGCTGCATGGGACCCGGCGGTGAGGACGCCGAGCAGGAGGCCGAGGACTTCGCGGCCCTGCTGCTCTACCGGCTGGGCCGGTTGCCGTCGGACCGGTCCTCGATCGTCCAAGTACGGCTCGGAGAGGCATTTGGTTGA
- a CDS encoding helix-turn-helix domain-containing protein gives MSTTFAARLNRLFDTVYPPGRGPHTSAEVIAALKAEGITMSAPYLSQLRSGNRTNPSAATMAALANFFRIKPAYFTDDEYYEKLDKELTWLANMRDEGVRRIAARTVGLSTEAQQDLVQKADELRRREHLDD, from the coding sequence ATGAGCACGACGTTCGCCGCCCGGCTAAACCGCCTGTTCGACACGGTTTATCCGCCGGGCCGGGGCCCGCACACGTCGGCTGAAGTGATTGCTGCGCTCAAGGCAGAGGGCATCACCATGTCAGCCCCCTACCTGTCTCAGCTTCGTTCGGGCAACCGCACCAACCCGTCCGCAGCGACGATGGCAGCCCTTGCCAACTTCTTCCGTATCAAGCCGGCGTACTTCACCGACGACGAGTACTACGAGAAGCTGGACAAGGAACTGACCTGGCTCGCCAACATGCGCGACGAGGGTGTCCGCCGTATTGCGGCGCGCACGGTCGGTCTGTCCACCGAAGCCCAGCAGGACCTCGTGCAGAAGGCAGACGAGCTGCGCCGCCGGGAGCACCTGGACGATTAG
- a CDS encoding TMEM165/GDT1 family protein translates to MLTAIVISLAVVFVAELGDKSQLIAITYALRHRWWVVLSGVGLAAMLVHGLSVTIGHFLGLTLPDRPIAFAAAIAFLLFAAWTWRSGHSGDDGDIRVAEARFVVPAIVSSFVLAELGDKTMLATVALASDHHWAGVWIGATVGMVAADGVAIAAGAVLHRRLPVRFLHNLASVLFLSFGVWILFDAALGMRWAAVAATGSVATIAALAMAVGAVRRRPVPNVLVRR, encoded by the coding sequence ATGCTCACCGCGATAGTCATCAGCCTGGCCGTGGTGTTCGTCGCCGAACTGGGCGACAAGTCGCAGCTGATCGCAATCACCTACGCGCTGCGCCACCGGTGGTGGGTGGTGCTGTCGGGGGTGGGCCTGGCGGCGATGCTGGTGCACGGCCTGTCGGTCACCATCGGCCATTTCCTCGGGTTGACGCTGCCCGATCGGCCGATCGCGTTCGCCGCGGCCATCGCCTTCCTGCTGTTCGCCGCGTGGACATGGCGTTCCGGACACAGCGGGGACGACGGCGACATCCGGGTGGCCGAAGCGCGGTTCGTCGTTCCCGCGATCGTCTCGTCGTTCGTCCTCGCCGAACTGGGCGACAAGACAATGCTCGCCACGGTGGCTCTGGCCAGCGATCACCACTGGGCCGGGGTGTGGATCGGGGCGACGGTCGGCATGGTGGCGGCCGACGGGGTGGCGATCGCGGCCGGCGCGGTTCTGCACCGCCGGTTGCCGGTGCGGTTCCTGCACAACCTCGCGAGTGTGCTGTTCTTGTCGTTCGGCGTGTGGATCCTCTTCGACGCGGCCCTCGGGATGAGGTGGGCCGCGGTGGCCGCGACCGGGTCCGTGGCCACGATCGCCGCGCTCGCCATGGCGGTCGGGGCGGTCCGACGACGGCCCGTGCCGAACGTGCTGGTACGCCGATAG
- a CDS encoding peptidase produces MEKSSGRAIEIAPFHSRGALKGFVISGRWPDSTKEWAQLLTLAVRVASLPGLLATTTIFGAREELPDEPEPDTVGLVVAEGTVIGESAVAPGHFAHQQPPALLMLHPPSETTPSLPECTGAASGCVLLPGLPHLGLEHRAAWVEAEADGTVTSMVSRVGVDPISHPDTAILAMLLAA; encoded by the coding sequence ATGGAAAAGAGCTCCGGTCGGGCGATCGAGATCGCCCCGTTTCACTCACGAGGCGCGCTCAAGGGCTTCGTCATCTCGGGTCGTTGGCCGGACTCCACCAAAGAGTGGGCGCAGCTCCTGACGCTGGCGGTGCGGGTCGCGTCACTGCCCGGCTTGCTGGCCACTACAACGATTTTCGGGGCCCGTGAAGAGTTGCCCGACGAACCCGAGCCCGACACCGTCGGCCTTGTGGTCGCAGAAGGCACGGTGATCGGCGAGTCAGCGGTCGCCCCAGGCCATTTCGCGCATCAGCAGCCCCCGGCACTGCTGATGCTGCATCCACCTTCGGAGACCACGCCGTCGCTGCCGGAGTGCACGGGCGCCGCGTCGGGTTGCGTTCTGCTGCCCGGGCTTCCGCATCTGGGCCTCGAACACCGGGCCGCGTGGGTCGAGGCCGAAGCAGACGGCACGGTGACGTCGATGGTCAGCCGCGTCGGCGTCGACCCGATCAGCCATCCCGACACCGCCATTCTTGCGATGCTGCTTGCGGCGTAA
- a CDS encoding S24/S26 family peptidase — translation MLPTLSPGDGLLGLRCRTPRPGQLRVFRDPTLSSRWLVKRVGEVRGAGRDATFEALSDNPGVPGAMDSREFGWVPADGSYRVVWTVRRHKVDG, via the coding sequence ATGCTGCCCACGCTGTCCCCCGGCGATGGGCTCCTCGGGCTGCGCTGCCGAACTCCGCGGCCGGGCCAGCTGCGGGTGTTTCGCGATCCGACGCTGTCCTCCCGCTGGCTCGTCAAGCGGGTCGGCGAGGTGCGCGGCGCCGGTCGTGACGCGACATTCGAGGCCCTGTCCGACAATCCCGGTGTGCCTGGCGCCATGGACTCGCGCGAGTTCGGCTGGGTGCCTGCCGACGGGTCTTACCGTGTGGTGTGGACGGTCCGGCGCCACAAAGTCGACGGTTAG
- the sodN gene encoding superoxide dismutase, Ni has product MLHRLFANATPAHAHCDLYCGVYDPAQAKIEALSCLKTIQKYHDSDDEHFRARCVIIKERQAEEVKHHLMVLWADFFAKEHFEQFPNLHQLFWDGVHGAGDVKKSLDVAVAEKLLKTIDEIADIFWQTDKGKQMGVYPPA; this is encoded by the coding sequence ATGCTGCATCGACTGTTCGCCAACGCAACCCCTGCCCATGCCCACTGCGACTTGTACTGCGGCGTCTACGACCCCGCCCAGGCCAAGATCGAAGCGCTCTCGTGTCTGAAGACGATTCAGAAGTACCACGACTCAGACGACGAGCACTTCCGCGCCCGCTGCGTCATCATCAAGGAGCGCCAGGCCGAGGAGGTCAAGCATCACCTGATGGTGCTGTGGGCCGACTTCTTCGCCAAGGAGCACTTCGAGCAGTTCCCGAACCTGCACCAGTTGTTCTGGGACGGTGTGCACGGCGCCGGTGACGTGAAGAAGTCGCTCGATGTCGCCGTGGCCGAGAAGCTGCTCAAGACGATCGACGAGATCGCCGACATCTTCTGGCAGACCGACAAGGGCAAGCAGATGGGTGTCTATCCGCCCGCCTGA
- a CDS encoding DUF4328 domain-containing protein, with product MIQVCSQCGTRWNVRDRRRVWCPRCNGTLLAPAGPEPGTEWSAAAVAAPARPSARGATPPRLPPGYRWIAVRPGAPPPPRRGRRPLGPTPRYTVIPRWGLTEHFDHTDEQQSAPTTGPALATVRSLLVATMIVLGAAAFIHLVRYALLIINRSMLLNPWIAGSATWLGVGISVIAMFMVFASFVVLANWLVARRAAAFAHRGHVDPRPGWALRAGCLVPLVNLAWAPVFVLELAGVEERLTWLRRPVVMWWLVWVASYVVSIWSIATSFAQDAQGIADNTVTTIVAYLLALAAFLLAYKVFEGFERQPIQRPTKRWVMVSEAETPETPETPESVAAVEASGQNPATVSV from the coding sequence ATGATCCAGGTGTGTTCCCAGTGCGGAACGCGGTGGAACGTGCGCGACCGGCGCCGGGTCTGGTGCCCGCGCTGCAACGGCACCCTTCTGGCGCCCGCAGGGCCCGAACCGGGCACCGAGTGGAGCGCGGCCGCCGTGGCTGCGCCTGCGCGGCCGTCCGCGCGGGGCGCGACACCGCCGCGCCTGCCGCCGGGCTACCGCTGGATCGCCGTGCGCCCCGGAGCCCCGCCGCCGCCGCGACGCGGGCGTAGACCGCTCGGGCCCACCCCCCGCTACACGGTCATCCCGCGGTGGGGGTTGACCGAGCACTTCGACCACACCGACGAGCAGCAGTCGGCACCGACGACCGGCCCCGCGCTCGCGACCGTGCGCAGCCTGCTCGTCGCGACGATGATCGTGCTGGGTGCCGCGGCGTTCATCCACCTGGTGCGCTACGCCCTGCTGATCATCAACCGCAGCATGCTGCTCAACCCGTGGATCGCCGGGTCGGCGACGTGGCTGGGAGTCGGCATCAGCGTGATCGCGATGTTCATGGTCTTCGCCAGCTTCGTGGTCCTGGCCAACTGGCTGGTGGCCCGGCGCGCCGCCGCATTCGCCCACCGCGGGCACGTCGACCCCCGGCCGGGCTGGGCGCTGCGCGCCGGGTGCCTGGTGCCGCTGGTCAACCTGGCGTGGGCACCGGTGTTCGTGCTCGAGCTCGCGGGGGTCGAGGAGCGGTTGACCTGGCTGCGCAGGCCGGTGGTGATGTGGTGGCTGGTGTGGGTGGCCAGCTACGTGGTATCGATCTGGTCCATCGCGACGAGCTTCGCCCAGGACGCCCAGGGCATCGCCGACAACACGGTCACGACGATCGTTGCCTACCTGCTGGCCCTGGCCGCATTCCTGCTGGCGTACAAGGTCTTCGAAGGTTTCGAACGACAACCGATACAGCGTCCGACCAAACGCTGGGTGATGGTGTCGGAGGCCGAAACCCCCGAAACCCCCGAAACCCCCGAAAGCGTTGCCGCGGTAGAGGCTTCGGGACAGAACCCGGCTACCGTATCCGTATGA